The following coding sequences lie in one Arachis hypogaea cultivar Tifrunner chromosome 4, arahy.Tifrunner.gnm2.J5K5, whole genome shotgun sequence genomic window:
- the LOC112796128 gene encoding uncharacterized protein At4g37920 isoform X2 produces MESHATILLSRYYSVPLVLSTIQPTPPFLGFPSKTSLSFPRLNFSTPGGRLRHCLTVSEGLSSASSSGSSVDVDDGSGGGGGKEEVLLDESRMVRVCDKLIGVFMVDKPTPTDWRRLLAFSREWDSIRPHFFKRCQDRADAEADPTLKERLLRLGRKLKEIDEDVQRHNDLLEVIKGDPSGITNIVAKRRKDFTKEFFVHLHTVAESYYDNAEMQNELAKLGNTCLAAVQAYDDATKSMEKLNEAELKFQDIINSPSLEAACRKIDSLAEKKELDSTLVLMITKAWSAAKESNMMKDEVKDVLYHLYKTAVGNLQRLVPKEIRIIKYLIRIEDPEEQLCALKDAFTPGEELEGIDVDNLYTTPEKLHTWIKTVVDTYHLSTEGTLIREARDMLNPEVIQKLEVLKTVVERNFM; encoded by the exons ATGGAGTCACACGCAACGATTCTTCTGTCTCGCTATTATTCAGTTCCTCTAGTATTGTCCACTATCCAACCcactcctccatttcttggttttccctccaaaacttctCTTTCATTTCCGCGCCTCAATTTTTCCACCCCAG GGGGAAGGTTGCGGCACTGTCTAACTGTTAGTGAAGGCTTGTCCTCTGCCAGTTCCTCTGGAAGCAGTGTTGATGTTGATGATGGCAGTGGCGGTGGCGGCGGAAAAGAAGAGGTACTGTTGGATGAGAGTCGAATGGTTAGGGTGTGTGATAAGCTTATTGGTGTTTTCATGGTTGACAAGCCCACACCTACCGATTGGAGGAGGTTGCTGGCTTTTAGCAGGGAGTGGGATAGCATTAGGCCCCATTTCTTCAAGCGATGTCAGGATAGGGCAGATGCCGAGGCTGATCCCACATTGAAGGAGAGGCTGCTCCGCCTTGGAAGGAAGCTCAAAGAG ATTGATGAGGATGTGCAGAGACATAATGATCTGCTTGAAGTGATCAAAGGGGACCCATCAGGAATTACTAACATTGTCGCCAAGCGTCGTAAAGATTTTACAAAAGAATTCTTTGTGCACCTTCATACTGTAGCTGAATCCTACTATGACAATGCTGAAATGCAAAATG AACTTGCAAAGCTTGGGAACACTTGCTTGGCTGCTGTACAAGCCTATGATGATGCAACCAAAAGCATGGAAAAGTTAAATGAAGCAGAGTTGAAATTCCAAGATATTATCAATTCTCCCTCACTTGAAGCTGCCTGCAGAAAAATAGACAGTTTGGCCGAAAAAAAGGAACTTGATTCCACATTGGTATTGATGATCACCAAAGCTTGGTCGGCTGCTAAGGAATCAAACATGATGAAAGATGAG GTAAAAGATGTACTTTATCATTTATATAAGACTGCTGTGGGAAACCTCCAGAGACTTGTGCCAAAAGAGATTCGAATTATCAAATATCTTATTAGAATTGAGGATCCTGAGGAACAACTGTGTGCTCTCAAAGATGCATTTACACCTGGAGAAGAACTTGAAGGAATCGATGTTGATAACTTGTACAC GACACCAGAGAAACTTCACACATGGATAAAGACTGTGGTGGATACTTATCATTTGAGCACAGAAGGTACCCTTATTAGGGAAGCAAGGGATATGCTGAATCCAGAGGTCATCCAAAAATTGGAGGTCCTTAAAACTGTTGTGGAAAGGAATTTCATGTGA
- the LOC112796128 gene encoding uncharacterized protein At4g37920 isoform X1, giving the protein MESHATILLSRYYSVPLVLSTIQPTPPFLGFPSKTSLSFPRLNFSTPAGGRLRHCLTVSEGLSSASSSGSSVDVDDGSGGGGGKEEVLLDESRMVRVCDKLIGVFMVDKPTPTDWRRLLAFSREWDSIRPHFFKRCQDRADAEADPTLKERLLRLGRKLKEIDEDVQRHNDLLEVIKGDPSGITNIVAKRRKDFTKEFFVHLHTVAESYYDNAEMQNELAKLGNTCLAAVQAYDDATKSMEKLNEAELKFQDIINSPSLEAACRKIDSLAEKKELDSTLVLMITKAWSAAKESNMMKDEVKDVLYHLYKTAVGNLQRLVPKEIRIIKYLIRIEDPEEQLCALKDAFTPGEELEGIDVDNLYTTPEKLHTWIKTVVDTYHLSTEGTLIREARDMLNPEVIQKLEVLKTVVERNFM; this is encoded by the exons ATGGAGTCACACGCAACGATTCTTCTGTCTCGCTATTATTCAGTTCCTCTAGTATTGTCCACTATCCAACCcactcctccatttcttggttttccctccaaaacttctCTTTCATTTCCGCGCCTCAATTTTTCCACCCCAG CAGGGGGAAGGTTGCGGCACTGTCTAACTGTTAGTGAAGGCTTGTCCTCTGCCAGTTCCTCTGGAAGCAGTGTTGATGTTGATGATGGCAGTGGCGGTGGCGGCGGAAAAGAAGAGGTACTGTTGGATGAGAGTCGAATGGTTAGGGTGTGTGATAAGCTTATTGGTGTTTTCATGGTTGACAAGCCCACACCTACCGATTGGAGGAGGTTGCTGGCTTTTAGCAGGGAGTGGGATAGCATTAGGCCCCATTTCTTCAAGCGATGTCAGGATAGGGCAGATGCCGAGGCTGATCCCACATTGAAGGAGAGGCTGCTCCGCCTTGGAAGGAAGCTCAAAGAG ATTGATGAGGATGTGCAGAGACATAATGATCTGCTTGAAGTGATCAAAGGGGACCCATCAGGAATTACTAACATTGTCGCCAAGCGTCGTAAAGATTTTACAAAAGAATTCTTTGTGCACCTTCATACTGTAGCTGAATCCTACTATGACAATGCTGAAATGCAAAATG AACTTGCAAAGCTTGGGAACACTTGCTTGGCTGCTGTACAAGCCTATGATGATGCAACCAAAAGCATGGAAAAGTTAAATGAAGCAGAGTTGAAATTCCAAGATATTATCAATTCTCCCTCACTTGAAGCTGCCTGCAGAAAAATAGACAGTTTGGCCGAAAAAAAGGAACTTGATTCCACATTGGTATTGATGATCACCAAAGCTTGGTCGGCTGCTAAGGAATCAAACATGATGAAAGATGAG GTAAAAGATGTACTTTATCATTTATATAAGACTGCTGTGGGAAACCTCCAGAGACTTGTGCCAAAAGAGATTCGAATTATCAAATATCTTATTAGAATTGAGGATCCTGAGGAACAACTGTGTGCTCTCAAAGATGCATTTACACCTGGAGAAGAACTTGAAGGAATCGATGTTGATAACTTGTACAC GACACCAGAGAAACTTCACACATGGATAAAGACTGTGGTGGATACTTATCATTTGAGCACAGAAGGTACCCTTATTAGGGAAGCAAGGGATATGCTGAATCCAGAGGTCATCCAAAAATTGGAGGTCCTTAAAACTGTTGTGGAAAGGAATTTCATGTGA
- the LOC112796128 gene encoding uncharacterized protein At4g37920 isoform X4, which yields MESHATILLSRYYSVPLVLSTIQPTPPFLGFPSKTSLSFPRLNFSTPGGRLRHCLTVSEGLSSASSSGSSVDVDDGSGGGGGKEEVLLDESRMVRVCDKLIGVFMVDKPTPTDWRRLLAFSREWDSIRPHFFKRCQDRADAEADPTLKERLLRLGRKLKEIDEDVQRHNDLLEVIKGDPSGITNIVAKRRKDFTKEFFVHLHTVAESYYDNAEMQNELAKLGNTCLAAVQAYDDATKSMEKLNEAELKFQDIINSPSLEAACRKIDSLAEKKELDSTLVLMITKAWSAAKESNMMKDEVKDVLYHLYKTAVGNLQRLVPKEIRIIKYLIRIEDPEEQLCALKDAFTPGEELEGIDVDNLYTETSHMDKDCGGYLSFEHRRYPY from the exons ATGGAGTCACACGCAACGATTCTTCTGTCTCGCTATTATTCAGTTCCTCTAGTATTGTCCACTATCCAACCcactcctccatttcttggttttccctccaaaacttctCTTTCATTTCCGCGCCTCAATTTTTCCACCCCAG GGGGAAGGTTGCGGCACTGTCTAACTGTTAGTGAAGGCTTGTCCTCTGCCAGTTCCTCTGGAAGCAGTGTTGATGTTGATGATGGCAGTGGCGGTGGCGGCGGAAAAGAAGAGGTACTGTTGGATGAGAGTCGAATGGTTAGGGTGTGTGATAAGCTTATTGGTGTTTTCATGGTTGACAAGCCCACACCTACCGATTGGAGGAGGTTGCTGGCTTTTAGCAGGGAGTGGGATAGCATTAGGCCCCATTTCTTCAAGCGATGTCAGGATAGGGCAGATGCCGAGGCTGATCCCACATTGAAGGAGAGGCTGCTCCGCCTTGGAAGGAAGCTCAAAGAG ATTGATGAGGATGTGCAGAGACATAATGATCTGCTTGAAGTGATCAAAGGGGACCCATCAGGAATTACTAACATTGTCGCCAAGCGTCGTAAAGATTTTACAAAAGAATTCTTTGTGCACCTTCATACTGTAGCTGAATCCTACTATGACAATGCTGAAATGCAAAATG AACTTGCAAAGCTTGGGAACACTTGCTTGGCTGCTGTACAAGCCTATGATGATGCAACCAAAAGCATGGAAAAGTTAAATGAAGCAGAGTTGAAATTCCAAGATATTATCAATTCTCCCTCACTTGAAGCTGCCTGCAGAAAAATAGACAGTTTGGCCGAAAAAAAGGAACTTGATTCCACATTGGTATTGATGATCACCAAAGCTTGGTCGGCTGCTAAGGAATCAAACATGATGAAAGATGAG GTAAAAGATGTACTTTATCATTTATATAAGACTGCTGTGGGAAACCTCCAGAGACTTGTGCCAAAAGAGATTCGAATTATCAAATATCTTATTAGAATTGAGGATCCTGAGGAACAACTGTGTGCTCTCAAAGATGCATTTACACCTGGAGAAGAACTTGAAGGAATCGATGTTGATAACTTGTACAC AGAAACTTCACACATGGATAAAGACTGTGGTGGATACTTATCATTTGAGCACAGAAGGTACCCTTATTAG
- the LOC112796128 gene encoding uncharacterized protein At4g37920 isoform X3, with translation MESHATILLSRYYSVPLVLSTIQPTPPFLGFPSKTSLSFPRLNFSTPAGGRLRHCLTVSEGLSSASSSGSSVDVDDGSGGGGGKEEVLLDESRMVRVCDKLIGVFMVDKPTPTDWRRLLAFSREWDSIRPHFFKRCQDRADAEADPTLKERLLRLGRKLKEIDEDVQRHNDLLEVIKGDPSGITNIVAKRRKDFTKEFFVHLHTVAESYYDNAEMQNELAKLGNTCLAAVQAYDDATKSMEKLNEAELKFQDIINSPSLEAACRKIDSLAEKKELDSTLVLMITKAWSAAKESNMMKDEVKDVLYHLYKTAVGNLQRLVPKEIRIIKYLIRIEDPEEQLCALKDAFTPGEELEGIDVDNLYTETSHMDKDCGGYLSFEHRRYPY, from the exons ATGGAGTCACACGCAACGATTCTTCTGTCTCGCTATTATTCAGTTCCTCTAGTATTGTCCACTATCCAACCcactcctccatttcttggttttccctccaaaacttctCTTTCATTTCCGCGCCTCAATTTTTCCACCCCAG CAGGGGGAAGGTTGCGGCACTGTCTAACTGTTAGTGAAGGCTTGTCCTCTGCCAGTTCCTCTGGAAGCAGTGTTGATGTTGATGATGGCAGTGGCGGTGGCGGCGGAAAAGAAGAGGTACTGTTGGATGAGAGTCGAATGGTTAGGGTGTGTGATAAGCTTATTGGTGTTTTCATGGTTGACAAGCCCACACCTACCGATTGGAGGAGGTTGCTGGCTTTTAGCAGGGAGTGGGATAGCATTAGGCCCCATTTCTTCAAGCGATGTCAGGATAGGGCAGATGCCGAGGCTGATCCCACATTGAAGGAGAGGCTGCTCCGCCTTGGAAGGAAGCTCAAAGAG ATTGATGAGGATGTGCAGAGACATAATGATCTGCTTGAAGTGATCAAAGGGGACCCATCAGGAATTACTAACATTGTCGCCAAGCGTCGTAAAGATTTTACAAAAGAATTCTTTGTGCACCTTCATACTGTAGCTGAATCCTACTATGACAATGCTGAAATGCAAAATG AACTTGCAAAGCTTGGGAACACTTGCTTGGCTGCTGTACAAGCCTATGATGATGCAACCAAAAGCATGGAAAAGTTAAATGAAGCAGAGTTGAAATTCCAAGATATTATCAATTCTCCCTCACTTGAAGCTGCCTGCAGAAAAATAGACAGTTTGGCCGAAAAAAAGGAACTTGATTCCACATTGGTATTGATGATCACCAAAGCTTGGTCGGCTGCTAAGGAATCAAACATGATGAAAGATGAG GTAAAAGATGTACTTTATCATTTATATAAGACTGCTGTGGGAAACCTCCAGAGACTTGTGCCAAAAGAGATTCGAATTATCAAATATCTTATTAGAATTGAGGATCCTGAGGAACAACTGTGTGCTCTCAAAGATGCATTTACACCTGGAGAAGAACTTGAAGGAATCGATGTTGATAACTTGTACAC AGAAACTTCACACATGGATAAAGACTGTGGTGGATACTTATCATTTGAGCACAGAAGGTACCCTTATTAG
- the LOC112796129 gene encoding uncharacterized protein, translating to MAVSAADNVPPFIAAQLTHLLSHFRFTLKVEQMWSGDKYNSGPFDRFTLLIPFCLDFIKWDVIYNAECPTVAPDVIFGPEDEDFHPFPMSSDDGTQASNCLSDWNYRDPARLLSLVQFLRDQYVLYQRKRVGEVDDDRLKFEISTILSREGIEMHMSSVAEKPEEVKFAVPLLDMNINKMVPSCPWRYPQKIHLQVVYPVGRKYTSAPSAPRLKLVSSSELKALFSIDDVKLPPWLDGMCLAEYLPNLEEYLEKQVSEAVSLIDLRRQFIEALAIQLGRPVEADPVFCRKATFLSATGVFTFLVHFLIPTQFPKQQPAIMLQSSQHFNSQMAPLKSRSIADYPWSPRWEPLLMAERIYEFLADEALNFKRQCSEGQLQ from the exons ATGGCTGTTTCAGCCGCAGATAACGTCCCTCCCTTCATCGCCGCCCAGCTCACTCACCTCCTCTCTCACTTTCGTTTCACTCTCAAG GTTGAACAAATGTGGTCAGGTGATAAGTACAATTCCGGCCCCTTCGATAGATTCACACTCCTCATTCCCTTCTGCTTGGACTTCATCAAGT GGGATGTTATATACAATGCCGAGTGTCCTACCGTTGCGCCTGATGTTATATTTGGACCCGAAGATGAAGACTTTCACCCATTTCCCATGTCTTCTGATGATGGAACACAAGCTAGTAACTGTTTGAGTGATTGGAACTACAGAGACCCTGCCCGCCTCCTTTCACTTGTTCAATTCTTGAG GGATCAATACGTGTTGTATCAGAGGAAGCGTGTAGGAGAAGTCGATGATGATCGGTTGAAGTTCGAAATCAGCACCATTTTATCCAGGGAG GGAATAGAAATGCACATGAGTTCTGTTGCTGAGAAG CCAGAGGAGGTTAAATTTGCTGTGCCCTTACTGGACATGAACATAAACAAGATGGTGCCTAGTTGCCCATGGAGGTATCCTCAGAAGATACACTTGCAG GTTGTATATCCTGTTGGGAGGAAATATACCTCTGCTCCTTCAGCTCCTCGGCTCAAATTGGTATCTTCTTCTGAGTTGAAAgctctattttccattgatgatgTCAAGCTGCCTCCTTGGTTGGATGGGAT GTGTTTGGCAGAATATCTTCCAAACTTGGAAGAATATCTTGAGAAACAG GTCTCGGAGGCTGTCTCGTTAATTGATCTAAGAAGGCAATTCATTGAAGCATTGGCCATTCAGCTAGGAAGGCCAGTTGAAGCTGATCCT GTCTTCTGCAGAAAAGCAACTTTTCTTTCTGCAACTGGAGTTTTCACATTCCTG GTACACTTTCTAATTCCAACTCAGTTTCCAAAGCAACAGCCAGCTATTATGCTTCAAAGTTCACAG cattttaattCCCAAATGGCGCCACTTAAGTCGCGTTCTATAGCTGATTATCCATGGAGTCCAAGATGGGAACCGTTGCTGATGGCTGAGCGAATCTA TGAGTTTCTGGCAGATGAAGCTTTGAACTTCAAGCGACAATGCAGCGAGGGTCAGCTTCAATAA